Proteins from a single region of Hermetia illucens chromosome 3, iHerIll2.2.curated.20191125, whole genome shotgun sequence:
- the LOC119651697 gene encoding uncharacterized protein LOC119651697 isoform X2, translating into MATKTALILATLIHILLRVSIFIEQPTNNCSSAPTLASLIYLASTLMVIYDYNIYPKRYTNIPVPCQRFAEVVMILLLIEFSTVVVWCSLERTFHRLLKCILLEKSSNMYYDMGGDFLTGGMLIFCSIFVFVNTALATDFYYSTKRKLLSSYRKLVEKVKRMWGNLPLCYEKKPVCCPPVDAEPKDDPCRYPMQTRRRTTANCSYRNH; encoded by the coding sequence ATGGCAACAAAAACAGCTCTTATCCTAGCCACGCTCATACATATCCTTCTGCGAGTATCGATATTCATTGAACAGCCTACGAATAACTGCTCCAGCGCTCCAACTTTGGCAAGCCTGATATATCTGGCGTCAACACTAATGGTGATCTATGACTACAACATCTACCCGAAAAGATACACCAACATCCCGGTGCCTTGTCAAAGGTTCGCCGAAGTGGTGATGATCCTTCTTCTCATCGAGTTTAGTACTGTCGTAGTTTGGTGCAGTTTAGAGAGGACCTTCCACCGCCTCCTCAAGTGCATTCTTTTGGAGAAGTCCTCGAATATGTACTACGATATGGGCGGTGACTTCCTCACGGGGGGTATGTTGATCTTTTGTAGTATTTTCGTTTTCGTAAATACTGCCTTGGCTACGGATTTTTATTATTCGACAAAAAGGAAGCTGCTTTCTTCCTACAGGAAGTTGGTTGAGAAAGTAAAAAGAATGTGGGGCAACCTGCCGTTGTGCTATGAGAAGAAGCCAGTTTGTTGTCCGCCAGTGGATGCTGAACCGAAAGATGATCCATGCAGATATCCGATGCAGACAAGACGTCGGACAACTGCAAATTGCTCTTATAGGAACCATTGA
- the LOC119651697 gene encoding uncharacterized protein LOC119651697 isoform X1: MYAQYCTGLLTIWWPRWRQFTKFLKWSFPIILHYFEYSAIDLITWNPVPYKADFVTVIFTASMSFSLLHFCNILPERYRPISRYWDTLVQIIVQIILVDILVRTIGTALQYLLYFACLKGYVANIVDRYLFFLYLFDGYLPVKKFVRISSTEEGFQQARLALAYVQLIFGIIYSRFYLRLYRIYRKIRCYFEYFLSPVFKEIRSIYRPKSKKSRRSRSKRRWCFC, translated from the exons ATGTATGCTCAATATTGTACTGGATTGTTGACGATCTGGTGGCCACGATGGCGTCAATTCACCAAATTTCTCAAATGGAGTTTCCCAAtaattttacattattttgagtATAGTGCTATCGATTTGATCACATGGAATCCGGTACCCTATAAAGCAGATTTTGTGACTGTCATTTTCACGGCATCAATGAGTTTCTCGTTGTTgcatttttgtaatattttgcCGGAACGTTACAGGCCTATATCGAGGTATTGGGATACGCTGGTGCAG atTATTGTTCAAATTATACTTGTTGATATCTTGGTACGTACCATAGGCACGGCTCTGCAGTATTTGCTGTATTTTGCATGTTTGAAAGGCTATGTG GCGAACATTGTTGACCGATATCTATTCTTTCTCTACCTTTTTGACGGATATTTACCTGTGAAAAAATTTGTCAGAATTTCGTCAACCGAAGAAGGATTCCAACAGGCTCGACTCGCCCTAGCATATGTTCAGTTGATATTTGGTATAATCTATTCAAGATTTTATCTTCGATTGTACAGGATTTATCGGAA AATTCGATGCTACTTTGAGTACTTCCTTTCGCCTGTCTTCAAAGAAATACGGTCGATATACAGGCCCAAGAGCAAGAAGAGTCGGCGTAGTAGAAGCAAACGGCGTTGGTGCTTTTGTTAG
- the LOC119652309 gene encoding protein l(2)37Cc, which produces MAASFFNRIGQVGLGVALLGGVVNSALYNVDGGHRAVIFDRFTGVKQEVTGEGTHFFIPWVQRPIIYDIRSQPRNVPVVTGSKDLQNVNITLRILYRPIPEQLPKMYTILGVDYDERVLPSITTEVLKAVVAQFDAGELITQREMVSQKVSEDLTERASQFGLMLDDISITHLTFGREFTLAVEMKQVAQQEAEKARFIVEKAEQQKLASIITAEGDAQAAELLAKSFAEAGDGLVELRRIEAAEDIAYQLSRSRGVAYLPAGQNTLLNLPTTLAQ; this is translated from the exons ATGGCTGCATCATTCTTCAACCGAATTGGACAAGTTGGTCTTGGAGTTGCACTCCTTGGCGGCGTTGTGAACTCCGCGTTATATAATGTGGACGGTGGACACCGAGCTGTGATCTTTGATCGCTTCACGGGAGTCAAGCAAGAAGTGACGGGCGAAGGAACACATTTCTTCATTCCGTGGGTGCAGCGGCCAATCATCTACGATATCCGCTCGCAGCCACGGAATGTGCCGGTCGTTACCGGCTCAAAGGATTTGCAGAACGTCAACATCACGTTGCGTATCCTGTACAGGCCAATCCCTGAACAATTGCCCAAAATGTACACAATTTTGGGCGTCGATTACGACGAGAGGGTGTTGCCTTCCATCACCACTGAAGTGTTGAAGGCTGTGGTGGCTCAATTCGACGCCGGCGAGTTGATTACACAGAGAGAG ATGGTCTCACAAAAAGTCTCCGAGGACCTTACGGAGCGTGCCTCGCAGTTCGGCCTAATGTTGGACGACATCTCCATCACCCACTTGACCTTTGGTCGGGAATTCACATTAGCCGTCGAAATGAAGCAGGTCGCCCAGCAAGAAGCCGAGAAGGCGCGTTTCATTGTCGAAAAGGCTGAACAACAGAAGTTGGCCTCCATCATCACAGCCGAGGGTGACGCTCAAGCTGCCGAACTTTTGGCCAAATCGTTCGCCGAAGCCGGTGATGGTCTGGTGGAGTTGCGACGAATTGAAGCTGCTGAGGACATTGCCTACCAACTATCACGATCACGCGGTGTCGCCTACCTTCCTGCTGGCCAGAATACGTTGCTCAATTTGCCAACGACTTTGGCTCAGTAG
- the LOC119652978 gene encoding pre-mRNA-splicing factor ATP-dependent RNA helicase DHX16, translating to MGRDKSRKRAQSSSDESLDSEEEARLRDLRERDEFADRLRKRDEDKTRKVLESSSSRKAYEEAAKRLKLEIEDREKILPQLRVQSRRKYLEKRKDDKVAELEADILDDEYLFEEKILTDRERKEREYKKQLLTIAKEHEKARELERVQRYHMPQDVKKGETEEYVEVDERERQPNSEQKKWESEQLASAMFQFGAKDAKIKDEYDLLLDDQIEFIQALTMEGSKSKDKKPEITETEKHKMDIEETKKSLPVYPFREDLIAAIQEHQILIIEGETGSGKTTQIPQYLYEAGFTKDNKKIGCTQPRRVAAMSVAARVAQEMGVKLGNEVGYSIRFEDCTSERTILKYMTDGTLHREFLSEPDLASYSVMIIDEAHERTLHTDILFGLVKDIARFRPELKLLISSATLDAEKFSQFFDDAPIFRIPGRRFPVDIYYTKAPEADYIDACVVSVLQIHATQPLGDILVFLTGQDEIETCQEVLQDRVKRLGSKLKELVILPVYANLPSDMQAKIFEPTPPNARKVILATNIAETSLTIDNIIYVIDPGFAKQNNFSSRTGMESLMVVPISKASANQRAGRAGRTAPGKCFRLYTAWAYKHELEDNTIPEIQRINLGNAVLMLKALGINDLIHFDFLDPPPHETLVLALEQLYALGALNHHGELTKLGRRMAEFPVDPMMAKMILASEKYKCSEEIVTIAAMLSVNSAIFYRPKDKIIHADTARKNFNHIHGDHLSLLQVYNQWAETDFSVQWCYENFIQYRSMKRARDVREQLVGLMQRVEIDMVSSLPETIPIRKAITAGYFYHVARLSKGGNYKTIKHNQTVMIHPNSSLFEELPRWVLYHELVFTTKEYMRQVIEIESKWLLEVAPHYYKAKELEDSTNKKMPKTAGRSTMTV from the exons ATGGGTCGCGATAAATCACGGAAACGTGCACAGAGTTCAAgtgacgagagtttggatagtgAAGAGGAGGCGCGTCTACGTGATTTGCGGGAGCGCGATGAGTTCGCGGATCGACTGCGGAAGCGCGATGAGGACAAGACCCGTAAAGTTTTGGAGTCGTCCTCGTCCCGGAAGGCGTACGAGGAGGCGGCCAAACGGTTGAAGCTAGAAATCGAGGATCGGGAGAAGATTTTGCCGCAGTTGCGGGTGCAGTCAAGGAGGAAGTATTTGGAGAAACGCAAGGATGACAAGGTGGCTGAGTTGGAGGCGGATATTCTGGACGATGAGTatctttttgaagaaaaaat TTTAACGGACCGAGAACGGAAAGAGCGCGAGTACAAGAAGCAACTACTTACTATTGCCAAGGAACATGAAAAAGCCAGGGAATTGGAACGCGTTCAGAGGTATCATATGCCTCAAGATGTTAAAAAAGGCGAAACAG AGGAGTACGTCGAAGTCGATGAACGTGAACGCCAGCCCAACTCCGAACAGAAAAAATGGGAATCTGAACAGTTAGCCTCTGCTATGTTCCAATTTGGTGCCAAGGATGCCAAAATCAAAGATGAATATGATCTCCTTCTGGACGATCAAATTGAATTCATCCAAGCTCTCACCATGGAAGGTTCCAAATCGAAAGATAAGAAACCTGAGATAACAGAGACTGAAAAGCACAAAATGGACATTgaggaaacaaaaaaatcacttccAGTTTATCCATTCAGAGAGGATTTGATAGCGGCAATTCAGGAGCATCAG ATTTTAATTATTGAAGGTGAGACGGGTTCTGGAAAAACCACTCAAATTCCACAATATTTGTATGAGGCTGGATTCACAAAAGACAATAAGAAGATTGGATGTACGCAGCCTAGACGAGTGGCCGCGATGTCCGTTGCAGCTCGTGTCGCTCAGGAAATGGGTGTGAAATTGGGAAATGAAGTTGGATACAGTATTCGGTTTGAAGATTGCACTTCAG AGCGGACTATCTTGAAATACATGACTGATGGTACTTTGCATCGAGAATTTCTATCAGAACCGGATCTGGCGTCCTACAGTGTAATGATAATCGATGAAGCTCACGAGCGCACACTTCACACTGATATTTTGTTTGGTCTCGTGAAAGACATTGCCCGATTCAGGCCAGAACTGAAATTGCTGATATCCAGTGCTACCTTGGATGCTGAGAAATTCTCACAATTTTTTGATGATGCTCCGATTTTCCGAATTCCTGGAAGAAGGTTTCCG GTCGACATTTACTACACAAAAGCTCCTGAAGCTGACTACATTGATGCTTGTGTCGTATCAGTCTTACAAATCCACGCTACCCAACCTTTGGGAGATATACTGGTGTTTCTAACAGGTCAAGATGAAATTGAAACTTGCCAAGAGGTTTTGCAAGATCGTGTTAAAAGGCTTGGGTCAAAATTGAAAGAATTAGTCATTCTGCCCGTGTACGCTAATCTACCAAGTGATATGCAAGCAAAGATTTTCGAGCCGACACCACCAAATGCTCGTAAAGTCATTTTGGCTACAAACATCGCAGAAACATCACTCACAATCGATAATATTATTTACGTTATCGATCCGggctttgcaaaacaaaataattttagttCAAGGACAGGAATGGAATCTTTGATGGTGGTACCGATCTCCAAAGCGTCAGCCAATCAAAGAGCTGGACGAGCGGGGAGAACAGCACCTGGGAAATGTTTCCGACTGTATACGGCTTGGGCTTATAAGCATGAGTTGGAGGACAATACTATTCCGGAAATTCAGAGGATTAACTTAG GCAATGCTGTATTGATGCTTAAGGCCCTTGGAATCAACGATCTGATCCATTTTGATTTCTTGGATCCACCGCCCCATGAAACATTGGTTTTGGCTTTAGAACAACTTTATGCACTCGGAGCACTGAATCACCATGGAGAGTTGACGAAATTAGGGCGGCGAATGGCTGAATTTCCAGTTGATCCGATGATGGCTAAAATGATTTTGGCTAGTGAAAA gTATAAATGTTCAGAAGAAATCGTCACAATAGCAGCCATGCTTTCCGTCAACAGCGCAATTTTCTATCGTCCCAAGGATAAAATCATTCACGCCGATACAGCGCGTAAAAACTTCAATCACATTCACGGTGACCATCTCAGTTTACTGCAAGTCTACAATCAATGGGCGGAGACAGATTTCAGTGTTCAATGGTGTTATGAAAACTTCATCCAGTACAGATCCATGAAACGAGCCCGAGACGTCCGGGAGCAGTTAGTCGGGCTAATGCAACGAGTCGAAATCGATATGGTCTCTTCCCTGCCTGAGACGATACCTATTCGAAAGGCCATCACTGCAGGATATTTTTACCATGTTGCTCGGCTATCTAAAGGAGGAAATTATAAGACAATAAAACATAATCAAACAGTCATGATACATCCAAATTCGTCACTGTTTGAGGAATTACCACGATGGGTGCTGTATCATGAGTTGGTTTTCACGACAAAGGAGTACATGAGGCaagtgattgagattgagagTAAGTGGCTGTTGGAGGTGGCACCGCATTATTATAAAGCCAAAGAGTTGGAAGACTCGACAAATAAAAAAATGCCGAAGACAGCCGGACGATCAACAATGACTGTTTGA